One genomic region from Argentina anserina chromosome 2, drPotAnse1.1, whole genome shotgun sequence encodes:
- the LOC126784291 gene encoding uncharacterized protein LOC126784291 — MASISYTTQGFILLLAAASLLAVSEAKTIVVGGSEGWRFGFNYTEWVLQNSPFYINDELVFNKAKILAGPNQGADEGFKVELNQWRPYYFASGDKDGYDCKDRLMKLFAVPLLHWNN; from the exons atggCTTCCATCAGTTACACTACACAAGGCTTCATCCTCCTCCTAGCTGCTGCTTCTCTATTGGCAGTGAGCGAGGCCAAAACCATTGTCGTCGGAGGGAGTGAAGGATGGCGTTTCGGCTTCAACTACACAGAATGGGTCCTCCAGAACAGCCCTTTCTACATTAACGACGAACTGG TTTTCAA CAAGGCCAAGATATTGGCCGGTCCAAACCAGGGAGCCGACGAGGGCTTCAAAGTGGAGCTTAACCAGTGGAGGCCTTACTACTTTGCCAGCGGTGACAAAGATGGCTACGATTGCAAGGACAGACTCATGAAGCTCTTCGCTGTGCCACTTCTGCATTGGAACAACTGA